Proteins found in one Ostrinia nubilalis chromosome 27, ilOstNubi1.1, whole genome shotgun sequence genomic segment:
- the LOC135084792 gene encoding uncharacterized protein LOC135084792 — protein sequence MDKISALLDQKLQAYLAVFTDNFRETVKTDVHNLVQAEMDSKMQKLKEDFTVTTDFICEGQSSLKHEIDNKVRIIKDLEAKNSQLQTQLNSLNNRLASIEKMSRNQNIEIQAVPESRNENPSAIFQNLCKAINLQMTDDKIHSCRRVAKLNPSSDRPRNILVTLVNPRLRDEVLSACHRYNKQHKNEPLDTTHLGLPTERHRIYITEHLSPDCKALHAAARKAAREKNYKYVWVKYGRVYMRKEDTAACVHVKSTDTLDKL from the coding sequence ATGGATAAAATCAGTGCTTTGCTGGATCAAAAACTGCAGGCGTACCTGGCTGTCTTCACAGACAACTTCAGAGAAACAGTTAAGACCGATGTTCACAATTTAGTTCAAGCGGAGATGGACTCCAAAATGCAAAAGCTTAAAGAAGACTTTACAGTCACCACAGATTTTATATGCGAAGGACAATCATCTTTGAAACACGAGATAGACAACAAAGTACGAATTATCAAGGATCTTGAGGCTAAGAACTCTCAACTTCAAACTCAACTCAATTCATTGAATAACCGTCTGGCATCTATAGAAAAGATGTCGCGCAATCAGAACATAGAGATTCAAGCAGTACCCGAGAGTCGAAATGAGAATCCGTCTGCCATATTTCAAAACCTTTGCAAAGCTATTAATCTTCAAATGACTGATGACAAAATCCATTCTTGTCGTAGAGTCGCCAAGCTGAACCCCTCCTCGGACCGACCTCGTAACATACTCGTAACACTGGTCAATCCGCGTTTGAGGGACGAGGTTCTCTCTGCGTGTCATCGTTATAACAAGCAGCACAAGAACGAGCCCTTGGACACTACCCATCTCGGGCTACCCACAGAAAGGCACAGAATCTATATTACCGAACACCTCTCTCCGGACTGCAAAGCTTTACACGCAGCTGCTAGAAAAGCGGCCAGAGAGAAGAATTACAAATACGTTTGGGTCAAATACGGGCGTGTCTATATGCGCAAGGAGGATACAGCAGCTTGTGTTCATGTTAAAAGCACGGACACCTTGGATAAGCTTTAG